One genomic region from Nostoc sphaeroides encodes:
- a CDS encoding HlyD family secretion protein — protein MISHSNSDYLPPIQDNEFLPPLGRWTTWGGLVLVCAVGLGVPLASVTKYKVTVKGQAVVRPAGELRLVQAATEGQVTRVFVAENQVVKKGDVIATIDNSKLQTKKSQLQSNIGQSRLQLLQINAQINAINSQVLAETERVNRVIAGAEAELSDRSRNYQDKLITTATDVKEADANVKAADASLKAAQSKRNRYETVAKAGALSQDQFEEAQLAVRQQEQALLAAKAKLQNVQTALNPSNAQIAIAYNRIAQEKATGQASIATLDKERQALIQQRIEIQKQLERDTRELQQVNIDLSQTIITATADGIISKLNLRNSGQTVPAGQEIAQIVPSDASLEIKAAVALQDKNKLKQGQKVQMRVSACPYPDYGTLKGKVKTISPDAIAPQGNAANATATKSPSQKMTDVGAFYEVTIEPESLSLGRDKHLCALQLGMEGTVDIISREETVLQFFLRKARLIADL, from the coding sequence ATGATTAGCCATTCCAACTCAGACTACTTGCCCCCAATTCAAGACAACGAGTTTCTCCCGCCACTTGGCCGTTGGACTACTTGGGGCGGACTAGTTCTTGTCTGTGCTGTGGGGTTAGGCGTTCCCCTCGCCTCTGTTACCAAATATAAAGTGACAGTTAAAGGACAAGCTGTTGTCCGCCCTGCTGGTGAATTGCGGCTGGTGCAAGCTGCTACGGAAGGTCAGGTGACGCGGGTTTTTGTTGCAGAAAATCAAGTTGTCAAAAAAGGGGATGTGATTGCTACTATTGACAACTCGAAGCTACAAACCAAAAAGAGCCAACTGCAAAGTAATATTGGGCAAAGTCGTTTACAACTCTTGCAAATTAATGCCCAAATTAATGCTATTAATAGCCAGGTTTTAGCTGAAACTGAGCGCGTCAACCGGGTTATTGCTGGTGCTGAAGCTGAATTAAGCGATCGCAGCCGCAACTATCAAGATAAACTTATTACTACCGCTACTGATGTCAAAGAAGCGGATGCCAATGTCAAAGCTGCGGATGCTAGTTTGAAAGCAGCCCAATCAAAGCGAAATCGTTATGAGACTGTAGCCAAAGCCGGAGCCTTGTCTCAAGATCAATTTGAGGAAGCACAACTAGCTGTTCGCCAGCAAGAACAAGCACTCTTAGCAGCTAAAGCCAAATTGCAAAATGTCCAAACTGCTCTCAATCCCAGTAATGCACAAATAGCGATCGCTTATAATCGCATTGCCCAAGAAAAAGCTACAGGTCAAGCCAGCATTGCTACTTTAGATAAAGAACGCCAAGCTTTAATTCAGCAACGAATTGAAATCCAAAAACAGCTAGAGCGTGACACCCGCGAACTCCAACAAGTAAATATCGACCTCAGTCAGACTATAATTACTGCCACAGCAGACGGGATTATTTCTAAATTAAACCTGCGAAACTCTGGTCAAACTGTTCCTGCTGGACAGGAAATTGCCCAAATTGTTCCCAGTGATGCTTCCTTGGAGATTAAGGCAGCAGTAGCACTTCAGGATAAAAATAAGTTAAAACAAGGTCAAAAGGTACAAATGCGGGTTTCTGCTTGTCCTTATCCAGATTATGGTACTCTCAAAGGCAAGGTTAAAACAATTTCCCCAGATGCGATCGCACCTCAAGGGAATGCTGCTAATGCCACCGCCACAAAATCTCCTAGTCAAAAGATGACAGATGTTGGTGCGTTCTATGAGGTAACAATTGAGCCAGAAAGCCTTTCTCTAGGTAGGGACAAACACCTATGTGCGTTGCAATTGGGAATGGAGGGAACAGTTGATATTATTTCTAGAGAAGAGACTGTGTTGCAATTCTTTTTGAGGAAGGCGAGGTTGATTGCAGACTTGTAG